A window from Drosophila subobscura isolate 14011-0131.10 chromosome O, UCBerk_Dsub_1.0, whole genome shotgun sequence encodes these proteins:
- the LOC117897020 gene encoding unconventional myosin-Ia isoform X1, whose amino-acid sequence MEQEIGTWDSVLLENLSEDSFINNIHQRYKRDHIYTYIGTSVVALNPYHHISEHTLDNVRNYGDKGIFQLPPHIYGLTNLAYQSLKDHSEDQCVLLTGESGAGKTETFKMIVNFLTHIQDRSLCHTPNVLRKQSSTSSASGVPVHAHRRASSSCSGTANFIICKNRAENTPSAIARRQSPSPGPSQRSRTRAESIERQSRRNMREKIVDFDFSHHKSSENISTLIEAQAAAASSHHLHPTKSCFKHQQTQAQAQACTATAALPQKGAGNNTSPKYAMLSYAGCRQCGHSKCVRAQSLEKEECGGAESPMLLLRGSNSRLSSNTAAGAHQSNLSRGSCSNLVRQHSTESQPERERDRDRHSLMGSTQRISLYDAHKLSKVLGELPPPPPQSHHPSSVSVSVSPTPSASSSLHRRHKSPTQRLRECVTCADVFLEAMGNACTLKNNNSSRYGKLFDIEIDFRGDPMGVHITHYMLEKTRITDTVIGERNFHIFYQLLLGADLQLLKSLKLYRNVEKYELLRNTTAMEEDRLNFHYTKRSLDVLGLSCDETSSIFRVIAVVLKLGNFIFVPVTNIDGTEGCQVSNVYEVQETAQLLNLEAQVLINCLTRANSSNSSQEDVGSEMDARQAATNRNTLCRTLYSRLFTWLVNKINDTLKSTQREKNLALLDFYGFEVLDHNSFEQFAINYSAEKIHQNFVFHLLRSEQELYIREGLEWSRIDYFDNESICELIDKPSYGILSLINESHLSSNEALLLRVQQCCAGHPNFMTSGSNSMCFQIRHFANVVNYSIHRFLEKNSDMLPKYISAACYQSKLSLVQSLFPEGNPRRQTSKKPSTLSSNIRTQLQTLLAIVKHRRSHYVFCIKPNECKQPHQFDLALVQHQVRYMSLMPLVHLCRTGHCYHLLHVKFFHRYKLLNSLTWPHYHGGSQVEGIALIIRNLPLPSAEFTIGTKNVFVRSPRTVYELEQFRRLRISELAVLIQKMFRMYHARKRYQRMRHSQMVISSAWRTWRECRFGIPFTGRRHLWSLYRIAREEYRSLKYKRQVKWAIEVIARYYRQWKIRQFLLTIPLRLPPNTLSPLSTEWPAAPVFLADASRHLRSIYHRWKCYIYRNSFDQTARNRMREKVTASIIFKDRKASYARSVGHPFVGDYVRLRHNQQWKKMCAETNDQYVVFADIINKIARSSGKFVPILLVLSTSSLLLLDQRTLQIKYRVPASEIYRMSLSPYLDDIAVFHVKASEFGRKKGDFVFQTGHVIEIVTKMFLVIQNATGKPPEIHISTEFEANFGQQTVIFSFKYGGMSDLAQGPPKVTRKANRMEIIV is encoded by the exons ATGGAACAGGAAATCGGCACCTGGGACTCGGTGCTGCTCGAGAATCTGTCCGAGGATAGTTTCATAAACAACATCCATCAGCGCTACAAGCGCGATCATATATAT ACCTACATTGGAACTTCTGTTGTGGCTCTGAATCCATATCATCACATATCCGAGCACACGCTGGACAATGTCCGTAACTATGGCGACAAGGGCATCTTCCAGCTGCCACCACACAT TTACGGCCTCACCAACCTGGCCTACCAATCCCTCAAGGATCACAGCGAGGACCAGTGCGTGCTGCTCACGGGGGAGAGTGGAGCGGGAAAGACGGAGACATTTAAAATGATTGTCAACTTTCTGACACACATACAGGATCGCTCGCTCTGCCACACTCCGAATGTCTTGCGCAAGCAATCGTCCACCAGCTCGGCCAGCGGTGTTCCCGTGCACGCCCACAGGCGTGcctcgagcagctgctccgGCACTGCCAACTTTATTATATGCAAAAACAGAGCGGAGAACACACCATCGGCCATTGCACGTCGCCAGTCACCGTCGCCCGGACCATCGCAGCGCTCGAGGACGCGTGCCGAGAGCATTGAACGCCAGAGCAGGCGGAATATGCGTGAGAAAATTGTGGACTTTGATTTCTCACACCACAAGAGCAGCGAGAACATCAGCACACTGATCGAAGCgcaagccgccgccgcctcctcacATCACTTGCATCCAACCAAGTCGTGCTTCAAGCACCAGCAGACTCAAGCTCAAGCTCAAGcctgcactgccactgccgcactGCCCCAGAAGGGGGCAGGCAACAACACATCGCCCAAGTATGCCATGCTGTCGTACGCTGGCTGTCGCCAGTGCGGCCACAGCAAATGCGTACGTGCCCAGAGCCTAGAGAAGGAGGAATGCGGCGGCGCCGAGtcgccgatgctgctgctgcgcggcagcaacagtcgcCTATCATCCAACACCGCCGCCGGCGCTCACCAAAGCAATCTGAGTCGCGGTAGCTGCTCGAATCTGGTGCGCCAGCACTCCACGGAGAGTCAGccagaaagggaaagggatCGGGATCGGCACTCTCTGATGGGATCAACGCAACGTATTTCGCTGTACGATGCACACAAGCTAAGCAAAGTGCTGGGcgagctgccgccgccgccaccacagTCGCATCATCCTAGCTCGGTATCGGTCTCGGTGTCGCCCACGCCCTCGGCCAGCTCCTCACTACATCGACGCCACAAATCGCCCACACAGCGGCTGCGTGAGTGCGTCACCTGTGCGGATGTCTTTCTCGAGGCCATGGGCAATGCCTGTACGctgaaaaacaacaactccaGCCGATAT GGAAAACTATTTgatattgaaattgattttaggGGCGATCCAATGGGAGTGCACATTACCCACT ATATGCTGGAAAAG ACGCGCATTACGGACACCGTCATTGGCGAGCGAAACTTTCACATATTCTACCAATTACTATTGGGTGCTGATCTCCAGTTGCTGA AATCGCTCAAGCTGTACcgaaatgtggaaaaatatGAGCTGCTGCGCAACACAACTGCCATGGAGGAGGATCGCTTAAACTTTCATTACACCAAG CGTTCTTTGGATGTGCTGGGTCTTAGCTGTGATGAGACTAGCTCCATTTTTCGTGTCATTGCTGTCGTTCTGAAGCTGGGCAACTTTATCTTTGTGCCCGTGACCAATATCGATGGCACCGAGGGCTGTCAGGTGTCCAATGTGTATG AGGTGCAAGAAACGGCTCAGCTGCTGAATCTGGAGGCTCAAGTTTTAATCAATTGCCTGACGCGTGCCAACAGCTCGAACAGCAGTCAGGAGGATGTGGGCTCCGAAATGGATGCCCGTCAGGCGGCCACCAATCGAAATACCCTGTGCCGCACACTCTATAGTCGCCTGTTCACGTGGCTGGTGAACAAAATCAATGACACACTGAAATCGACGCAGCGCGAAAAGAATCTGGCCCTGCTCGACTTCTATGGCTTCGAAGTGCTCGATCACAATTCGTTTGAGCAGTTTGCCATCAACTACAGTGCCGAAAAGATCCATCAG AACTTTGTGTTCCATTTACTGCGCTCCGAGCAAGAGCTGTACATACGGGAGGGATTGGAATGGTCGCGTATTGACTACTTCGACAACGAGTCCATTTGTGAGCTGATCGACAAGCCGAGCTATGGCATCCTCAGCCTGATCAATGAGTCCCATTTGAGCAGCAATGAggcgctgctgttgcgtgTCCAACAATGCTGCGCAGGGCATCCAAATTTCATGACCAGCGGCAGCAATTCCATGTGTTTTCA GATTCGTCACTTTGCCAACGTTGTTAACTACTCGATACATCGCTTCCTGGAGAAAAACTCCGACATGCTGCCAAAGTATATAAGTGCCGCCTGCTATCAGAGCAAGTTGTCGCTGGTGCAGAGCCTGTTCCCCGAGGGCAATCCCCGCCGGCAGACGAGCAAAAAGCCCAGCACTCTCAGCTCGAACATACGCACCCAGCTGCAAACGTTGCTGGCAATTGTGAAGCATCGTCGCTCCCATTATGTGTTCTGCATCAAGCCCAACGAGTGCAAGCAGCCGCATCAGTTCGATCTGGCTCTGGTGCAGCATCAGGTGCGCTACATGTCGCTGATGCCGCTGGTCCATCTGTGTCGCACGGGCCATTGCTACCACCTGCTGCACGTGAAGTTCTTTCATCGCTACAAGCTACTCAATAGCCTCACATGGCCGCATTACCATGGCGGCAGCCAGGTGGAGGGCATTGCCCTGATCATCCGcaatctgccgctgccatcggCAGAGTTCACCATCGGCACCAAGAATGTGTTTGTGCGGAGTCCGCGTACCGTCTACGAGCTGGAGCAGTTCCGACGCCTGCGCATCAGCGAGCTGGCGGTGCTCATCCAGAAGATGTTTCGCATGTATCATGCCAGGAAGCGCTACCAACGCATGCGACACAGCCAGATGGTTATATCGAGTGCCTGGCGCACATGGCGC GAGTGCCGCTTTGGCATTCCCTTCACGGGTCGTAGGCACTTGTGGAGTTTATATCGTATT GCACGTGAAGAGTATCGATCGCTCAAGTACAAACGCCAAGTGAAATGGGCCATCGAGGTGATAGCTCGCTACTACCGCCAGTGGAAGATACGCCAGTTCCTGCTGACCATACCGCTGCGCCTGCCACCGAACACACTGAGTCCGCTCTCCACCGAGTGGCCGGCAGCGCCTGTCTTTCTGGCAGACGCCTCTCGGCATTTGCGCTCCATATATCATCGCTGGAAGTGCTACATTTATCGCAACTCTTTCGATCAAACGGCGCGCAATCGTATGCGAGAGAAGGTGACGGCCAGCATCATATTTAAGGATCGCAAAGCCTCCTATGCACGAAG TGTGGGTCATCCGTTTGTGGGCGATTATGTGCGTTTGCGTCACAATCAGCAGTGGAAGAAGATGTGCGCCGAGACAAACGATCAATATGTTGTCTTTGCGGACATAATCAATAAGATAGCACGCTCCAGCGGCAAG TTTGTGCCCATTCTGCTGGTGCTATCCACttcatcgctgctgctgttggaccAGCGAACGCTGCAGATCAAGTACAGAGTGCCTGCCTCGGAGATATATCGGATGTCACTGAGCCCCTACCTGGATGACATTGCTGTGTTCCATGTGAAAGCG TCTGAATTTGGACGTAAGAAGGGAGATTTTGTGTTCCAAACGGGTCATGTCATTGAGATAGTGACCAAAATGTTTCTAGTCATACAAAATGCCACAGGCAAACCGCCAGAGATACACATAAGCACAGA ATTTGAAGCGAATTTTGGCCAACAGACTGTCATCTTCTCGTTCAAATACGGCGGCATGTCGGACTTAGCACAAGGCCCGCCAAAGGTCACGCGCAAGGCGAACCGCATGGAGATAATTGTGTGA
- the LOC117897020 gene encoding unconventional myosin-Ia isoform X2, whose product MEQEIGTWDSVLLENLSEDSFINNIHQRYKRDHIYTYIGTSVVALNPYHHISEHTLDNVRNYGDKGIFQLPPHIYGLTNLAYQSLKDHSEDQCVLLTGESGAGKTETFKMIVNFLTHIQDRSLCHTPNVLRKQSSTSSASGVPVHAHRRASSSCSGTANFIICKNRAENTPSAIARRQSPSPGPSQRSRTRAESIERQSRRNMREKIVDFDFSHHKSSENISTLIEAQAAAASSHHLHPTKSCFKHQQTQAQAQACTATAALPQKGAGNNTSPKYAMLSYAGCRQCGHSKCVRAQSLEKEECGGAESPMLLLRGSNSRLSSNTAAGAHQSNLSRGSCSNLVRQHSTESQPERERDRDRHSLMGSTQRISLYDAHKLSKVLGELPPPPPQSHHPSSVSVSVSPTPSASSSLHRRHKSPTQRLRECVTCADVFLEAMGNACTLKNNNSSRYGKLFDIEIDFRGDPMGVHITHYMLEKTRITDTVIGERNFHIFYQLLLGADLQLLKSLKLYRNVEKYELLRNTTAMEEDRLNFHYTKRSLDVLGLSCDETSSIFRVIAVVLKLGNFIFVPVTNIDGTEGCQVSNVYEVQETAQLLNLEAQVLINCLTRANSSNSSQEDVGSEMDARQAATNRNTLCRTLYSRLFTWLVNKINDTLKSTQREKNLALLDFYGFEVLDHNSFEQFAINYSAEKIHQNFVFHLLRSEQELYIREGLEWSRIDYFDNESICELIDKPSYGILSLINESHLSSNEALLLRVQQCCAGHPNFMTSGSNSMCFQIRHFANVVNYSIHRFLEKNSDMLPKYISAACYQSKLSLVQSLFPEGNPRRQTSKKPSTLSSNIRTQLQTLLAIVKHRRSHYVFCIKPNECKQPHQFDLALVQHQVRYMSLMPLVHLCRTGHCYHLLHVKFFHRYKLLNSLTWPHYHGGSQVEGIALIIRNLPLPSAEFTIGTKNVFVRSPRTVYELEQFRRLRISELAVLIQKMFRMYHARKRYQRMRHSQMVISSAWRTWRAREEYRSLKYKRQVKWAIEVIARYYRQWKIRQFLLTIPLRLPPNTLSPLSTEWPAAPVFLADASRHLRSIYHRWKCYIYRNSFDQTARNRMREKVTASIIFKDRKASYARSVGHPFVGDYVRLRHNQQWKKMCAETNDQYVVFADIINKIARSSGKFVPILLVLSTSSLLLLDQRTLQIKYRVPASEIYRMSLSPYLDDIAVFHVKASEFGRKKGDFVFQTGHVIEIVTKMFLVIQNATGKPPEIHISTEFEANFGQQTVIFSFKYGGMSDLAQGPPKVTRKANRMEIIV is encoded by the exons ATGGAACAGGAAATCGGCACCTGGGACTCGGTGCTGCTCGAGAATCTGTCCGAGGATAGTTTCATAAACAACATCCATCAGCGCTACAAGCGCGATCATATATAT ACCTACATTGGAACTTCTGTTGTGGCTCTGAATCCATATCATCACATATCCGAGCACACGCTGGACAATGTCCGTAACTATGGCGACAAGGGCATCTTCCAGCTGCCACCACACAT TTACGGCCTCACCAACCTGGCCTACCAATCCCTCAAGGATCACAGCGAGGACCAGTGCGTGCTGCTCACGGGGGAGAGTGGAGCGGGAAAGACGGAGACATTTAAAATGATTGTCAACTTTCTGACACACATACAGGATCGCTCGCTCTGCCACACTCCGAATGTCTTGCGCAAGCAATCGTCCACCAGCTCGGCCAGCGGTGTTCCCGTGCACGCCCACAGGCGTGcctcgagcagctgctccgGCACTGCCAACTTTATTATATGCAAAAACAGAGCGGAGAACACACCATCGGCCATTGCACGTCGCCAGTCACCGTCGCCCGGACCATCGCAGCGCTCGAGGACGCGTGCCGAGAGCATTGAACGCCAGAGCAGGCGGAATATGCGTGAGAAAATTGTGGACTTTGATTTCTCACACCACAAGAGCAGCGAGAACATCAGCACACTGATCGAAGCgcaagccgccgccgcctcctcacATCACTTGCATCCAACCAAGTCGTGCTTCAAGCACCAGCAGACTCAAGCTCAAGCTCAAGcctgcactgccactgccgcactGCCCCAGAAGGGGGCAGGCAACAACACATCGCCCAAGTATGCCATGCTGTCGTACGCTGGCTGTCGCCAGTGCGGCCACAGCAAATGCGTACGTGCCCAGAGCCTAGAGAAGGAGGAATGCGGCGGCGCCGAGtcgccgatgctgctgctgcgcggcagcaacagtcgcCTATCATCCAACACCGCCGCCGGCGCTCACCAAAGCAATCTGAGTCGCGGTAGCTGCTCGAATCTGGTGCGCCAGCACTCCACGGAGAGTCAGccagaaagggaaagggatCGGGATCGGCACTCTCTGATGGGATCAACGCAACGTATTTCGCTGTACGATGCACACAAGCTAAGCAAAGTGCTGGGcgagctgccgccgccgccaccacagTCGCATCATCCTAGCTCGGTATCGGTCTCGGTGTCGCCCACGCCCTCGGCCAGCTCCTCACTACATCGACGCCACAAATCGCCCACACAGCGGCTGCGTGAGTGCGTCACCTGTGCGGATGTCTTTCTCGAGGCCATGGGCAATGCCTGTACGctgaaaaacaacaactccaGCCGATAT GGAAAACTATTTgatattgaaattgattttaggGGCGATCCAATGGGAGTGCACATTACCCACT ATATGCTGGAAAAG ACGCGCATTACGGACACCGTCATTGGCGAGCGAAACTTTCACATATTCTACCAATTACTATTGGGTGCTGATCTCCAGTTGCTGA AATCGCTCAAGCTGTACcgaaatgtggaaaaatatGAGCTGCTGCGCAACACAACTGCCATGGAGGAGGATCGCTTAAACTTTCATTACACCAAG CGTTCTTTGGATGTGCTGGGTCTTAGCTGTGATGAGACTAGCTCCATTTTTCGTGTCATTGCTGTCGTTCTGAAGCTGGGCAACTTTATCTTTGTGCCCGTGACCAATATCGATGGCACCGAGGGCTGTCAGGTGTCCAATGTGTATG AGGTGCAAGAAACGGCTCAGCTGCTGAATCTGGAGGCTCAAGTTTTAATCAATTGCCTGACGCGTGCCAACAGCTCGAACAGCAGTCAGGAGGATGTGGGCTCCGAAATGGATGCCCGTCAGGCGGCCACCAATCGAAATACCCTGTGCCGCACACTCTATAGTCGCCTGTTCACGTGGCTGGTGAACAAAATCAATGACACACTGAAATCGACGCAGCGCGAAAAGAATCTGGCCCTGCTCGACTTCTATGGCTTCGAAGTGCTCGATCACAATTCGTTTGAGCAGTTTGCCATCAACTACAGTGCCGAAAAGATCCATCAG AACTTTGTGTTCCATTTACTGCGCTCCGAGCAAGAGCTGTACATACGGGAGGGATTGGAATGGTCGCGTATTGACTACTTCGACAACGAGTCCATTTGTGAGCTGATCGACAAGCCGAGCTATGGCATCCTCAGCCTGATCAATGAGTCCCATTTGAGCAGCAATGAggcgctgctgttgcgtgTCCAACAATGCTGCGCAGGGCATCCAAATTTCATGACCAGCGGCAGCAATTCCATGTGTTTTCA GATTCGTCACTTTGCCAACGTTGTTAACTACTCGATACATCGCTTCCTGGAGAAAAACTCCGACATGCTGCCAAAGTATATAAGTGCCGCCTGCTATCAGAGCAAGTTGTCGCTGGTGCAGAGCCTGTTCCCCGAGGGCAATCCCCGCCGGCAGACGAGCAAAAAGCCCAGCACTCTCAGCTCGAACATACGCACCCAGCTGCAAACGTTGCTGGCAATTGTGAAGCATCGTCGCTCCCATTATGTGTTCTGCATCAAGCCCAACGAGTGCAAGCAGCCGCATCAGTTCGATCTGGCTCTGGTGCAGCATCAGGTGCGCTACATGTCGCTGATGCCGCTGGTCCATCTGTGTCGCACGGGCCATTGCTACCACCTGCTGCACGTGAAGTTCTTTCATCGCTACAAGCTACTCAATAGCCTCACATGGCCGCATTACCATGGCGGCAGCCAGGTGGAGGGCATTGCCCTGATCATCCGcaatctgccgctgccatcggCAGAGTTCACCATCGGCACCAAGAATGTGTTTGTGCGGAGTCCGCGTACCGTCTACGAGCTGGAGCAGTTCCGACGCCTGCGCATCAGCGAGCTGGCGGTGCTCATCCAGAAGATGTTTCGCATGTATCATGCCAGGAAGCGCTACCAACGCATGCGACACAGCCAGATGGTTATATCGAGTGCCTGGCGCACATGGCGC GCACGTGAAGAGTATCGATCGCTCAAGTACAAACGCCAAGTGAAATGGGCCATCGAGGTGATAGCTCGCTACTACCGCCAGTGGAAGATACGCCAGTTCCTGCTGACCATACCGCTGCGCCTGCCACCGAACACACTGAGTCCGCTCTCCACCGAGTGGCCGGCAGCGCCTGTCTTTCTGGCAGACGCCTCTCGGCATTTGCGCTCCATATATCATCGCTGGAAGTGCTACATTTATCGCAACTCTTTCGATCAAACGGCGCGCAATCGTATGCGAGAGAAGGTGACGGCCAGCATCATATTTAAGGATCGCAAAGCCTCCTATGCACGAAG TGTGGGTCATCCGTTTGTGGGCGATTATGTGCGTTTGCGTCACAATCAGCAGTGGAAGAAGATGTGCGCCGAGACAAACGATCAATATGTTGTCTTTGCGGACATAATCAATAAGATAGCACGCTCCAGCGGCAAG TTTGTGCCCATTCTGCTGGTGCTATCCACttcatcgctgctgctgttggaccAGCGAACGCTGCAGATCAAGTACAGAGTGCCTGCCTCGGAGATATATCGGATGTCACTGAGCCCCTACCTGGATGACATTGCTGTGTTCCATGTGAAAGCG TCTGAATTTGGACGTAAGAAGGGAGATTTTGTGTTCCAAACGGGTCATGTCATTGAGATAGTGACCAAAATGTTTCTAGTCATACAAAATGCCACAGGCAAACCGCCAGAGATACACATAAGCACAGA ATTTGAAGCGAATTTTGGCCAACAGACTGTCATCTTCTCGTTCAAATACGGCGGCATGTCGGACTTAGCACAAGGCCCGCCAAAGGTCACGCGCAAGGCGAACCGCATGGAGATAATTGTGTGA
- the LOC117897020 gene encoding unconventional myosin-Ib isoform X3: MENYLILKLILGAIQWECTLPTTRITDTVIGERNFHIFYQLLLGADLQLLKSLKLYRNVEKYELLRNTTAMEEDRLNFHYTKRSLDVLGLSCDETSSIFRVIAVVLKLGNFIFVPVTNIDGTEGCQVSNVYEVQETAQLLNLEAQVLINCLTRANSSNSSQEDVGSEMDARQAATNRNTLCRTLYSRLFTWLVNKINDTLKSTQREKNLALLDFYGFEVLDHNSFEQFAINYSAEKIHQNFVFHLLRSEQELYIREGLEWSRIDYFDNESICELIDKPSYGILSLINESHLSSNEALLLRVQQCCAGHPNFMTSGSNSMCFQIRHFANVVNYSIHRFLEKNSDMLPKYISAACYQSKLSLVQSLFPEGNPRRQTSKKPSTLSSNIRTQLQTLLAIVKHRRSHYVFCIKPNECKQPHQFDLALVQHQVRYMSLMPLVHLCRTGHCYHLLHVKFFHRYKLLNSLTWPHYHGGSQVEGIALIIRNLPLPSAEFTIGTKNVFVRSPRTVYELEQFRRLRISELAVLIQKMFRMYHARKRYQRMRHSQMVISSAWRTWRECRFGIPFTGRRHLWSLYRIAREEYRSLKYKRQVKWAIEVIARYYRQWKIRQFLLTIPLRLPPNTLSPLSTEWPAAPVFLADASRHLRSIYHRWKCYIYRNSFDQTARNRMREKVTASIIFKDRKASYARSVGHPFVGDYVRLRHNQQWKKMCAETNDQYVVFADIINKIARSSGKFVPILLVLSTSSLLLLDQRTLQIKYRVPASEIYRMSLSPYLDDIAVFHVKASEFGRKKGDFVFQTGHVIEIVTKMFLVIQNATGKPPEIHISTEFEANFGQQTVIFSFKYGGMSDLAQGPPKVTRKANRMEIIV; encoded by the exons AT GGAAAACTATTTgatattgaaattgattttaggGGCGATCCAATGGGAGTGCACATTACCCACT ACGCGCATTACGGACACCGTCATTGGCGAGCGAAACTTTCACATATTCTACCAATTACTATTGGGTGCTGATCTCCAGTTGCTGA AATCGCTCAAGCTGTACcgaaatgtggaaaaatatGAGCTGCTGCGCAACACAACTGCCATGGAGGAGGATCGCTTAAACTTTCATTACACCAAG CGTTCTTTGGATGTGCTGGGTCTTAGCTGTGATGAGACTAGCTCCATTTTTCGTGTCATTGCTGTCGTTCTGAAGCTGGGCAACTTTATCTTTGTGCCCGTGACCAATATCGATGGCACCGAGGGCTGTCAGGTGTCCAATGTGTATG AGGTGCAAGAAACGGCTCAGCTGCTGAATCTGGAGGCTCAAGTTTTAATCAATTGCCTGACGCGTGCCAACAGCTCGAACAGCAGTCAGGAGGATGTGGGCTCCGAAATGGATGCCCGTCAGGCGGCCACCAATCGAAATACCCTGTGCCGCACACTCTATAGTCGCCTGTTCACGTGGCTGGTGAACAAAATCAATGACACACTGAAATCGACGCAGCGCGAAAAGAATCTGGCCCTGCTCGACTTCTATGGCTTCGAAGTGCTCGATCACAATTCGTTTGAGCAGTTTGCCATCAACTACAGTGCCGAAAAGATCCATCAG AACTTTGTGTTCCATTTACTGCGCTCCGAGCAAGAGCTGTACATACGGGAGGGATTGGAATGGTCGCGTATTGACTACTTCGACAACGAGTCCATTTGTGAGCTGATCGACAAGCCGAGCTATGGCATCCTCAGCCTGATCAATGAGTCCCATTTGAGCAGCAATGAggcgctgctgttgcgtgTCCAACAATGCTGCGCAGGGCATCCAAATTTCATGACCAGCGGCAGCAATTCCATGTGTTTTCA GATTCGTCACTTTGCCAACGTTGTTAACTACTCGATACATCGCTTCCTGGAGAAAAACTCCGACATGCTGCCAAAGTATATAAGTGCCGCCTGCTATCAGAGCAAGTTGTCGCTGGTGCAGAGCCTGTTCCCCGAGGGCAATCCCCGCCGGCAGACGAGCAAAAAGCCCAGCACTCTCAGCTCGAACATACGCACCCAGCTGCAAACGTTGCTGGCAATTGTGAAGCATCGTCGCTCCCATTATGTGTTCTGCATCAAGCCCAACGAGTGCAAGCAGCCGCATCAGTTCGATCTGGCTCTGGTGCAGCATCAGGTGCGCTACATGTCGCTGATGCCGCTGGTCCATCTGTGTCGCACGGGCCATTGCTACCACCTGCTGCACGTGAAGTTCTTTCATCGCTACAAGCTACTCAATAGCCTCACATGGCCGCATTACCATGGCGGCAGCCAGGTGGAGGGCATTGCCCTGATCATCCGcaatctgccgctgccatcggCAGAGTTCACCATCGGCACCAAGAATGTGTTTGTGCGGAGTCCGCGTACCGTCTACGAGCTGGAGCAGTTCCGACGCCTGCGCATCAGCGAGCTGGCGGTGCTCATCCAGAAGATGTTTCGCATGTATCATGCCAGGAAGCGCTACCAACGCATGCGACACAGCCAGATGGTTATATCGAGTGCCTGGCGCACATGGCGC GAGTGCCGCTTTGGCATTCCCTTCACGGGTCGTAGGCACTTGTGGAGTTTATATCGTATT GCACGTGAAGAGTATCGATCGCTCAAGTACAAACGCCAAGTGAAATGGGCCATCGAGGTGATAGCTCGCTACTACCGCCAGTGGAAGATACGCCAGTTCCTGCTGACCATACCGCTGCGCCTGCCACCGAACACACTGAGTCCGCTCTCCACCGAGTGGCCGGCAGCGCCTGTCTTTCTGGCAGACGCCTCTCGGCATTTGCGCTCCATATATCATCGCTGGAAGTGCTACATTTATCGCAACTCTTTCGATCAAACGGCGCGCAATCGTATGCGAGAGAAGGTGACGGCCAGCATCATATTTAAGGATCGCAAAGCCTCCTATGCACGAAG TGTGGGTCATCCGTTTGTGGGCGATTATGTGCGTTTGCGTCACAATCAGCAGTGGAAGAAGATGTGCGCCGAGACAAACGATCAATATGTTGTCTTTGCGGACATAATCAATAAGATAGCACGCTCCAGCGGCAAG TTTGTGCCCATTCTGCTGGTGCTATCCACttcatcgctgctgctgttggaccAGCGAACGCTGCAGATCAAGTACAGAGTGCCTGCCTCGGAGATATATCGGATGTCACTGAGCCCCTACCTGGATGACATTGCTGTGTTCCATGTGAAAGCG TCTGAATTTGGACGTAAGAAGGGAGATTTTGTGTTCCAAACGGGTCATGTCATTGAGATAGTGACCAAAATGTTTCTAGTCATACAAAATGCCACAGGCAAACCGCCAGAGATACACATAAGCACAGA ATTTGAAGCGAATTTTGGCCAACAGACTGTCATCTTCTCGTTCAAATACGGCGGCATGTCGGACTTAGCACAAGGCCCGCCAAAGGTCACGCGCAAGGCGAACCGCATGGAGATAATTGTGTGA